The proteins below come from a single Agromyces flavus genomic window:
- a CDS encoding dehydrogenase has translation MAGAKRSPKGSKGSKGSRGADPLEFRSQALAEALERQDVAAVALALRHGNTVVPLIKPGPRDTPLDGGEVWTYRDANTGEVALLLFSDAANKPANLPPAVGLQSPAWLRSFLKRYESTITTVFLDIAGPHPMQASPSELLKALDA, from the coding sequence ATGGCCGGTGCGAAGCGTTCCCCCAAGGGATCGAAGGGCTCGAAGGGGTCCCGAGGGGCAGACCCGCTGGAGTTCCGGTCCCAGGCGCTCGCCGAGGCGCTCGAGCGGCAGGATGTCGCGGCCGTCGCGCTCGCGCTCCGACACGGCAACACGGTCGTCCCACTGATCAAGCCCGGCCCGCGCGACACGCCCCTCGACGGCGGCGAGGTCTGGACCTACCGCGACGCGAACACGGGCGAGGTCGCGCTGCTGCTGTTCAGCGACGCGGCGAACAAGCCGGCGAACCTGCCGCCCGCGGTCGGGCTGCAGAGCCCGGCCTGGCTGCGGTCGTTCCTGAAGCGCTACGAGTCGACGATCACGACCGTGTTCCTCGACATCGCCGGGCCGCATCCGATGCAGGCGTCGCCGAGCGAGCTGCTGAAGGCGCTCGACGCGTAG
- the radA gene encoding DNA repair protein RadA, producing the protein MAKPSTAYRCTECGWSTVKWVGRCAECQQWGTVVEAGTSSGLVRSLQPVAPSAGRAARPIAEVEAETTAHRPSGVGEFDRVLGGGIVAGAAILLSGEPGVGKSTLLLEVAARVASTGRRVLYVSAEESTAQVRLRAGRTGALHDELYLASETDLATILGQVDEVAPELLIVDSVQTVSSSLSDGLPGQPSQVREVASTLIRVAKERQLPVLLVGHVTKDGTIAGPRLLEHLVDVVCQFEGDRQTALRFVRALKNRFGPTDEVGCFEMTGDGIAEVPDPSGLFLSRSRNAVSGTCVTVALEGRRALPVEVQALVVGTKAPQPRRVVNGVDPSRVAMIIAVLERRAGLRQLGEHDVYVSTVGGVRLVEPAADLAIAVAIASAMRDRAVPHELAAVGEISLAGEVRPVASARQRAAEARRLGYTALLDDELGSVRAAVERAMMAATGARERELDAAF; encoded by the coding sequence ATGGCGAAGCCCTCCACCGCGTACCGTTGCACCGAATGCGGCTGGAGCACCGTCAAGTGGGTGGGCCGCTGCGCCGAATGCCAGCAGTGGGGCACCGTGGTCGAGGCCGGCACGAGCAGCGGCCTCGTGCGCAGCCTGCAGCCCGTCGCTCCGTCCGCCGGCCGCGCGGCCCGGCCGATCGCCGAGGTCGAGGCCGAGACGACGGCGCACCGGCCGAGCGGGGTCGGCGAGTTCGATCGCGTGCTCGGCGGCGGCATCGTCGCGGGCGCCGCCATCCTGCTCTCGGGCGAGCCGGGGGTCGGCAAGTCGACCCTGTTGCTCGAGGTCGCGGCGCGCGTCGCGTCGACCGGGCGGCGGGTGCTCTACGTCAGCGCCGAGGAGTCGACCGCGCAGGTGCGCCTGCGCGCCGGTCGCACGGGCGCCCTGCACGATGAGCTCTACCTCGCCTCCGAGACCGACCTCGCGACGATCCTCGGCCAGGTCGACGAGGTCGCCCCCGAGCTGCTGATCGTCGACTCCGTGCAGACGGTGTCGAGCTCGCTCTCCGACGGCCTGCCGGGGCAGCCCAGCCAGGTGCGCGAGGTGGCGTCCACGCTCATCCGGGTCGCGAAGGAACGGCAGCTGCCCGTGCTCCTCGTCGGGCACGTCACGAAGGACGGCACGATCGCCGGCCCTCGCCTGCTCGAGCACCTCGTCGACGTCGTGTGCCAGTTCGAGGGCGATCGGCAGACCGCCCTCCGGTTCGTCCGAGCCCTCAAGAACCGCTTCGGACCGACCGACGAGGTCGGCTGCTTCGAGATGACCGGCGATGGCATCGCCGAGGTGCCCGACCCCTCGGGCCTGTTCCTCAGCCGGTCGCGCAATGCGGTGAGCGGCACGTGCGTCACGGTCGCGCTCGAGGGGCGGCGCGCCCTGCCGGTCGAGGTCCAGGCGCTCGTGGTCGGCACCAAGGCGCCCCAGCCCCGTCGCGTCGTCAACGGTGTCGATCCGTCGCGCGTCGCCATGATCATCGCGGTGCTCGAGCGGCGAGCTGGGCTTCGACAGCTCGGAGAGCACGACGTGTACGTGTCGACCGTCGGCGGCGTCCGACTCGTCGAGCCCGCGGCCGACCTCGCCATCGCGGTGGCGATCGCGAGCGCGATGCGCGACCGCGCGGTGCCGCACGAGCTCGCCGCCGTGGGCGAGATCAGCCTTGCGGGCGAGGTGCGTCCCGTGGCGTCCGCCCGGCAGCGCGCGGCCGAGGCTCGGCGGCTCGGCTACACCGCCCTGCTCGACGACGAGCTCGGGAGCGTTCGCGCCGCGGTCGAACGCGCGATGATGGCCGCGACGGGCGCACGCGAGCGCGAGCTCGACGCCGCCTTCTGA
- a CDS encoding SGNH/GDSL hydrolase family protein encodes MVEQRPPVEPIVTALVPIALLAGIVLGARAWWRRFRARITANSVILNETLPVHSKWWRDHAKVRGELLYVALGDSAAQGIGASRPDHSYVGVLARLIRDTTARTVRVVNLSVSGATVGLAVQDQLPKLAKYRPDVMTVAIGANDIAHWDPEAFERDLATVLDAVPPHTLVADLPFFYFPQNERKVAVANDIVRRLVEARGLTLVRLHRETRLRGFRRMFTHFANDWFHPNDHGYRVWADAFRPPLLASLAERFPVEADDATADDADDDAVSGQAAAVPADVAGQP; translated from the coding sequence ATGGTCGAGCAACGCCCTCCCGTCGAACCGATCGTCACCGCGCTGGTGCCGATCGCGCTGCTCGCGGGCATCGTCCTCGGCGCCCGTGCGTGGTGGCGCCGATTCCGCGCCCGGATCACCGCCAACAGCGTCATCCTCAACGAGACGCTGCCCGTGCACTCCAAGTGGTGGCGCGACCACGCGAAGGTGCGCGGCGAGCTCCTCTACGTCGCGCTCGGCGACAGCGCGGCGCAGGGCATCGGGGCCAGCCGGCCCGACCACAGCTACGTGGGCGTGCTCGCCCGCCTCATCCGCGACACGACGGCTCGCACCGTCCGCGTGGTGAATCTCAGCGTCTCGGGCGCGACCGTCGGGCTCGCCGTTCAAGACCAACTTCCGAAGCTCGCGAAGTACCGTCCCGACGTGATGACCGTGGCGATCGGCGCGAACGACATCGCCCACTGGGATCCCGAGGCGTTCGAACGCGACCTCGCCACGGTCCTCGACGCCGTGCCGCCGCACACGCTCGTCGCCGACCTGCCGTTCTTCTACTTCCCGCAGAACGAGCGCAAGGTCGCGGTCGCGAACGACATCGTGCGTCGGCTCGTCGAGGCGCGCGGGCTCACCCTCGTCCGGCTCCATCGCGAGACGCGGCTCCGGGGCTTCCGCCGCATGTTCACGCACTTCGCGAACGACTGGTTCCATCCCAACGACCACGGCTACCGGGTCTGGGCCGACGCATTCCGTCCCCCGCTGCTCGCCTCACTAGCCGAGCGGTTCCCGGTCGAGGCGGATGACGCGACCGCCGACGATGCCGACGACGACGCCGTCTCGGGGCAGGCCGCGGCGGTCCCGGCCGATGTCGCCGGGCAGCCCTAG
- a CDS encoding flavin-containing monooxygenase, which produces MLADTDVLVVGAGQAGLAVSHELTRAGVDHVVVERERAGAAWYVRWNSFCLVTPNHTIRLPGAGEYDGDDPGGYLPREQIIVHLRRWAASFGAPVREHAGVDSLRVTDDGFIAETQAGRVRARQVVACTGAYQRERRPEVAEDLAHHVPVVGATSYRSPDSLPDGRILVMGGGQTAGQIAEELLAAGREVVISPGRAPSMPRRVEGRDTVDWLLDAGFFEHTAANLPSPAARLGPNPIVTGRAGGHDLNLRTLAAAGAQLTGRVLGLDGERLVVADDLGVSVASGDEGWQMVCALIAETADRMGLPALELPELPPASIPVAPAPRLADLAGVVVACGFRPDYRWIDLPGVVDEWGLPLQRDGLSTVVPGLSFVGVPWLRHRKSPLLMGVGEDAALVADRIAA; this is translated from the coding sequence ATGCTCGCGGACACCGACGTCCTCGTCGTGGGCGCAGGCCAGGCGGGGCTCGCGGTCAGCCATGAACTCACGCGCGCCGGCGTCGACCACGTCGTGGTGGAGCGCGAGCGCGCGGGCGCCGCCTGGTACGTGCGCTGGAACAGCTTCTGCCTCGTCACGCCGAACCACACCATCCGGTTGCCGGGCGCTGGCGAGTACGACGGCGACGACCCGGGCGGCTACCTGCCGCGCGAGCAGATCATCGTGCACCTGCGGCGCTGGGCGGCGTCGTTCGGTGCCCCGGTCCGCGAGCACGCCGGAGTGGACTCGCTCCGGGTCACCGACGACGGCTTCATCGCCGAGACGCAGGCCGGCCGCGTTCGCGCGCGGCAGGTCGTCGCCTGCACCGGCGCCTACCAGCGCGAGCGGCGGCCGGAGGTGGCCGAAGACCTCGCCCATCATGTGCCCGTCGTGGGCGCCACCTCGTATCGGTCGCCCGACTCGTTGCCCGACGGCCGCATCCTCGTGATGGGCGGAGGCCAGACCGCCGGGCAGATCGCCGAGGAGCTGCTGGCCGCGGGGCGCGAGGTCGTGATCTCGCCCGGACGGGCGCCGTCGATGCCCCGGCGGGTGGAGGGCCGCGACACCGTGGACTGGCTCCTCGACGCGGGCTTCTTCGAGCACACCGCGGCGAACCTGCCGTCCCCGGCGGCACGGCTCGGTCCCAACCCGATCGTCACCGGCCGCGCGGGGGGTCACGACCTCAACCTCCGGACGCTCGCGGCGGCCGGCGCTCAGCTCACGGGTCGCGTGCTCGGCCTCGACGGCGAGCGGCTCGTGGTGGCCGACGACCTGGGCGTCTCGGTCGCCTCGGGCGACGAGGGATGGCAGATGGTCTGCGCGCTCATCGCCGAAACGGCCGACCGGATGGGTCTTCCCGCGCTCGAGCTCCCGGAACTGCCGCCGGCCAGCATCCCGGTGGCCCCGGCCCCTCGCCTCGCCGACCTCGCCGGCGTCGTCGTGGCGTGCGGCTTCCGCCCCGACTACAGATGGATCGACCTGCCCGGCGTCGTCGACGAGTGGGGGCTGCCCCTGCAGCGGGACGGCCTCAGCACCGTCGTGCCCGGTCTGTCGTTCGTCGGCGTGCCGTGGTTGCGCCACCGCAAGTCGCCGCTGCTGATGGGCGTCGGAGAGGATGCCGCGCTGGTCGCGGACCGGATCGCGGCGTAG
- the dinB gene encoding DNA polymerase IV, translating to MRGEASVLHADLDAFYASVEQRDAPELRGRPVIVGGGVVLAASYEAKARGVRTAMGGRQAHDLCPDAVVVPPRMDAYSEASKEVFAIFRDTTPLVEGISIDEAFLEVGGLRRIAGTPEQIAVRLRERVRAEVGLPISVGIARTKFLAKVASAVSKPDGLLVVEPDREEAFLLPLPVERLWGVGAVTAEKLHRLGIRTVGQLAELESDATERLLGKATGAHLHALARLRDPRPVDTTRRRGSIGSQRALGSRPRSPEELDVILTQIVDRLARRLRDRDRVCRTVVLRLRFGDFTRATRSHTVGPPTDRTAVLLAVARALLDGAQPLISERGITLIGISFSKLDRGDSVQPELPIDWDEGARLDAVLDAVHDRFGAASVARAAQLGRDPGVSAPVLPEHE from the coding sequence ATGCGTGGCGAGGCGAGCGTGTTGCACGCCGACCTCGACGCGTTCTACGCCTCGGTCGAGCAGCGCGACGCTCCCGAGCTGCGCGGGCGGCCCGTCATCGTGGGCGGCGGCGTGGTCCTCGCGGCGAGCTATGAGGCGAAGGCGCGTGGCGTCCGCACGGCGATGGGCGGTCGGCAGGCGCACGACCTGTGTCCCGACGCGGTGGTCGTCCCGCCCCGGATGGACGCCTACTCCGAGGCCAGCAAAGAGGTGTTCGCGATCTTCCGCGACACGACGCCGCTCGTCGAGGGGATCTCCATCGATGAGGCGTTCCTCGAGGTGGGCGGCCTGCGGCGCATCGCGGGCACGCCCGAGCAGATCGCGGTGCGGCTGCGCGAGCGCGTGCGGGCCGAAGTCGGGCTCCCGATCTCCGTCGGGATCGCGCGGACCAAGTTCCTCGCCAAGGTGGCCAGTGCGGTCAGCAAGCCCGACGGTCTCCTGGTGGTCGAGCCCGACCGGGAGGAGGCCTTCCTGCTCCCGCTGCCCGTCGAACGCCTCTGGGGGGTCGGCGCCGTCACCGCCGAGAAGCTGCACCGGCTCGGCATCCGCACGGTCGGGCAGCTCGCCGAGCTCGAATCGGATGCCACCGAGCGGCTCCTGGGCAAGGCGACGGGGGCGCACCTGCACGCGCTCGCCCGGCTGCGGGATCCGCGGCCGGTCGACACGACGCGACGTCGCGGATCGATCGGCTCGCAGCGAGCCCTCGGAAGCCGCCCTCGCTCCCCGGAGGAACTCGACGTCATCCTCACCCAGATCGTCGATCGGCTCGCCCGCCGCCTGCGCGACCGCGACCGGGTGTGCCGCACGGTGGTGCTGCGGCTCCGATTCGGCGACTTCACCAGGGCGACCCGGTCGCACACCGTCGGCCCGCCGACCGATCGCACAGCGGTGCTGCTGGCCGTCGCCCGAGCGCTGCTCGACGGCGCCCAACCGCTGATCTCGGAGCGCGGGATCACGCTCATCGGCATCTCGTTCTCGAAGCTCGATCGCGGCGATTCCGTGCAGCCAGAACTCCCGATCGACTGGGACGAGGGCGCACGGCTCGACGCGGTGCTCGATGCCGTCCACGATCGGTTCGGCGCGGCGTCGGTCGCGCGCGCGGCGCAGCTGGGCCGGGATCCGGGCGTATCTGCACCGGTCCTACCGGAGCACGAGTAG
- a CDS encoding family 43 glycosylhydrolase, which translates to MNHSETGPGVGRRTFLFGAAGAVAAAALPVPAAHATPPSENASTSAFPPNWPDLEPYGTADTRADLWPREDNSFILDLEHRPRDPEDTHVWMRDTYVNCFVVDGRPVYVATGTTRVPGLDRAAPWNDGIFVWVSPSLRGPWRLVDTTGIRPDAEKGKVWSPEFVDENQPGRTVVAPWQEYWYDAQFGKRGQVWAPEIHYFRDTWYIVACMGDHSQKVGSFLLVSEGGLEGPYRLVEGNLEKPFGDPVAGGPAFIRPGAYHHIDGSMHTEGDDAWLVLHNHEYAKFQHDMEDIVPTTALPAFQQTPYSPEPYLEGAYVFHYGEKYYLLHAAWDRTSVAADGSVRYAYDTPAPGRTQYQYDAVVAVSDSFEGPYAPRWTAGVGAGHNNFFEDHSGKVWATFFLNPNAGHWSDPSRLDEAAVPGVAQVEWTGPEGNRLYVQRRAGRD; encoded by the coding sequence ATGAACCACTCCGAAACCGGACCCGGCGTGGGCCGGCGGACGTTCCTTTTCGGCGCCGCGGGCGCGGTGGCAGCGGCCGCCCTACCCGTTCCAGCCGCTCACGCGACGCCGCCCTCCGAGAACGCGTCGACCAGTGCGTTCCCACCCAACTGGCCGGATCTCGAACCGTACGGAACGGCGGACACCCGGGCGGACCTGTGGCCGCGCGAGGACAACTCCTTCATCCTCGATCTCGAGCACCGGCCACGCGACCCCGAGGACACCCACGTCTGGATGCGCGACACGTACGTCAACTGCTTCGTGGTGGACGGGCGACCCGTGTACGTCGCGACCGGAACCACGCGCGTTCCCGGGCTCGATCGGGCGGCTCCGTGGAACGACGGCATCTTCGTCTGGGTCTCCCCGTCGCTCCGAGGCCCGTGGCGTCTCGTCGACACGACCGGGATCCGGCCGGACGCCGAGAAGGGCAAGGTGTGGTCGCCCGAGTTCGTCGACGAGAACCAGCCCGGTCGAACCGTCGTCGCTCCGTGGCAGGAGTACTGGTACGACGCGCAGTTCGGCAAGCGAGGGCAGGTGTGGGCCCCGGAGATCCACTACTTCCGCGACACGTGGTACATCGTCGCCTGCATGGGAGACCACTCCCAGAAGGTGGGCTCGTTCCTGCTCGTGAGCGAGGGCGGGCTCGAAGGTCCGTACCGCCTGGTCGAGGGCAACCTCGAGAAGCCGTTCGGCGACCCCGTCGCCGGCGGGCCGGCGTTCATCAGACCCGGCGCCTACCACCACATCGACGGCAGCATGCACACCGAGGGTGATGACGCCTGGCTCGTGCTGCACAACCACGAGTACGCGAAGTTCCAGCACGACATGGAGGACATCGTCCCGACGACGGCACTTCCGGCGTTCCAGCAGACGCCGTACTCGCCGGAGCCCTACCTCGAGGGCGCGTACGTGTTCCACTACGGCGAGAAGTACTACCTCCTCCACGCGGCATGGGACCGCACATCCGTCGCGGCAGACGGCAGCGTTCGATACGCGTACGACACGCCCGCGCCCGGTCGCACGCAGTACCAATACGACGCCGTCGTGGCCGTGTCGGACTCGTTCGAAGGGCCCTACGCGCCGCGTTGGACCGCGGGCGTCGGCGCGGGTCACAACAACTTCTTCGAAGATCACAGCGGAAAGGTCTGGGCGACCTTCTTCCTCAATCCGAACGCGGGTCACTGGTCCGATCCGTCGCGGCTCGACGAAGCCGCCGTGCCGGGCGTCGCGCAGGTGGAGTGGACCGGTCCCGAGGGCAACCGACTCTACGTCCAGCGTCGGGCGGGGCGCGACTGA
- a CDS encoding family 43 glycosylhydrolase — translation MRWRSVSLGAVAAVAAAVLVGGGLPAMAAQPATSGVTAATAAATSSAAADGPTYANPVSEGVVDTFPDPAMIRGKDGAWYAYGTTNPIFNSAGEPGEHILPMLRSTDLVDWEYVGDVYPADSTKPAYWAAGTRPWAPDIRYIDGQYHLTYSLSNGGVALLTAETPTGPWTDRGLLIGGPAVAGCPTGNIDQAIFTDSDGTHYLYWGSYDVICVSELTDDATALTGEVTKVAQGRRMEGGFVVQRDGWYYLMYSDAGCCDGAFSGYTVKVGRADDPRGPFVDDHGVDLMALSSKGGFVLAPNGNEFTGTGHNAIQTDLAGQDWLVYHAIPTADPDFPPVDTRAGQLKLSKRPLMIDRLDWIDGWPVVRAGAGASSGAEVAPVTDALLGSAFEGGVPADWKRRGEGRVTAGEAIDAGGFVRVAPSGAEPVGVVTSEKLDGDLRVQADVRFTEADDSGAAGLVVGARGENGATAWIDRAAGEFRLEVRHGDEVETDVAPLPDTFAYEAWHVVAIEWRGDEVTAQVSGDSLGEPLAESSVEAPTDGTSYGAVGFVAIEASVDGDNLSAAKLYEPVTERVADPEAGDLLPEYSDEFDAAGTPTAGDDAWEWVRTPASGPVVTNGALSWPTQGAELHLATNSAPVLLRDAPEGDFVVETKLDFDGRTAAQQAGLVLYEHDDRYIKLTHSVLPLNRKPGQFLHQTEFGKEMERPTQTPPVAVANGPMFGAAPASTTWLRLYAQLDEAAGEWDVRMASSTDGDDWQWGGSWTVPVLGDLRIGLVSMNAPGATATFDYFRTYEMGGEPSAFPASWPVPMPYGAADGREELMPDEDNSMILDLELRPQDAELGRVWMRDTYVNRFEVDGETMYVATGTTRAQGVATAAPWNDGIYVWIAPSLEGPWKLVDTTGIRPDQPKGKIWSPEFVDENTADHVVVTDWQAYKNPDDPATRAGNAWAPELHLIDGKWYLIACMGDQSTLTGSFILVSDGGPEGPYRNIEANLDHPLGEPVRATNPQYYHIDGGLFDDGDATYLVLHNALYSKLTPDMEHLENPTNLPQFTQKKYAPEPYLEGATVTKVGEKYYLMHAVWANKGGAAQDPTWSYLANTGAKDQYDAVVAVADSFEGPYSARYTLGVGAGHNNMFVDEDGTVWATFFRNPAFGYWADPSRVDDAAVAGVVRLEQAGPLGDLLYVER, via the coding sequence ATGCGATGGAGATCAGTCAGCCTCGGGGCGGTGGCCGCGGTCGCGGCGGCCGTCCTGGTCGGCGGAGGATTGCCGGCGATGGCCGCCCAGCCCGCAACATCCGGCGTCACCGCCGCGACGGCAGCGGCCACGTCGAGCGCTGCCGCCGACGGTCCGACCTATGCCAATCCCGTGTCCGAGGGCGTCGTCGACACGTTCCCAGATCCTGCGATGATCCGCGGCAAGGATGGCGCCTGGTACGCCTACGGCACCACCAACCCGATCTTCAACAGCGCCGGTGAGCCGGGCGAGCACATCCTGCCGATGCTGCGGTCGACCGACCTCGTCGACTGGGAGTACGTCGGGGACGTCTACCCGGCCGACAGCACCAAGCCCGCCTACTGGGCCGCCGGAACGCGGCCGTGGGCGCCCGACATCCGCTACATCGACGGGCAGTACCACCTGACCTACTCGCTCTCGAACGGCGGCGTCGCCTTGCTCACCGCCGAGACCCCGACGGGCCCATGGACCGACCGGGGCCTCCTGATCGGCGGCCCTGCCGTCGCGGGCTGCCCGACGGGCAACATCGACCAAGCGATCTTCACCGACTCGGATGGCACCCACTACCTCTACTGGGGCAGCTACGACGTGATCTGCGTCTCCGAGCTGACCGACGACGCGACCGCCCTCACGGGCGAGGTCACCAAGGTCGCGCAGGGCCGCCGCATGGAGGGCGGCTTCGTCGTGCAGCGCGATGGGTGGTACTACCTCATGTACTCCGACGCCGGATGCTGCGACGGCGCGTTCAGCGGCTACACCGTCAAGGTGGGACGAGCCGACGACCCGCGCGGACCGTTCGTGGACGACCACGGCGTCGACCTCATGGCGCTGAGCAGCAAGGGCGGATTCGTGCTCGCCCCGAACGGCAACGAGTTCACGGGAACCGGGCACAACGCGATCCAGACCGACCTCGCCGGACAGGACTGGCTCGTGTACCACGCGATCCCGACCGCCGACCCCGACTTCCCGCCCGTCGACACGCGCGCGGGCCAGCTCAAGCTGTCGAAGCGGCCGCTCATGATCGACCGGCTCGACTGGATCGACGGTTGGCCCGTGGTTCGCGCGGGCGCGGGCGCGTCGAGCGGCGCGGAAGTCGCCCCGGTGACGGACGCACTGCTCGGCAGCGCGTTCGAAGGCGGAGTGCCCGCGGACTGGAAGCGCCGCGGTGAGGGACGGGTCACTGCGGGCGAGGCGATCGACGCGGGTGGATTCGTGCGCGTCGCGCCGTCCGGGGCCGAGCCGGTCGGTGTCGTCACCTCCGAGAAGCTCGACGGCGACCTGCGCGTGCAGGCTGACGTGCGCTTCACGGAAGCCGACGACTCCGGCGCGGCCGGACTCGTCGTCGGCGCTCGCGGCGAGAACGGGGCGACGGCATGGATCGACCGCGCGGCCGGCGAGTTCCGCCTCGAGGTGCGACACGGCGACGAGGTCGAGACGGATGTCGCGCCGCTGCCCGACACGTTCGCCTACGAGGCCTGGCACGTGGTCGCGATCGAGTGGCGCGGCGACGAGGTCACCGCGCAGGTCTCCGGCGACTCCCTCGGCGAGCCGCTCGCTGAGTCGTCGGTCGAGGCTCCGACGGACGGCACGTCGTACGGCGCGGTCGGGTTCGTCGCAATCGAAGCATCCGTCGACGGCGACAACCTCAGCGCCGCGAAGCTCTACGAGCCCGTGACCGAGCGAGTGGCCGACCCCGAGGCCGGTGACCTGCTGCCCGAGTACTCCGACGAGTTCGACGCGGCGGGCACCCCGACGGCCGGCGACGACGCATGGGAGTGGGTGCGCACGCCGGCCTCCGGGCCGGTCGTGACGAATGGCGCGCTCTCCTGGCCCACCCAGGGCGCCGAGCTGCACCTCGCCACGAACTCCGCACCGGTCCTGCTCCGCGACGCGCCCGAGGGCGACTTCGTGGTCGAGACGAAGCTCGACTTCGATGGGAGGACGGCGGCCCAGCAGGCCGGGCTCGTGTTGTACGAGCACGATGACCGCTACATCAAGCTGACGCACTCGGTGCTCCCGCTGAACCGCAAGCCCGGGCAGTTCCTGCATCAGACCGAGTTCGGCAAGGAGATGGAACGACCGACCCAGACGCCGCCCGTGGCGGTCGCGAACGGGCCGATGTTCGGAGCGGCGCCCGCGTCGACGACATGGCTGCGGCTGTACGCGCAGCTCGACGAGGCGGCCGGCGAGTGGGACGTGCGCATGGCCTCGAGCACCGACGGCGACGATTGGCAGTGGGGCGGTTCCTGGACCGTCCCGGTGCTCGGCGACCTGCGCATCGGGCTGGTCTCGATGAATGCGCCCGGCGCGACCGCCACGTTCGACTACTTCCGCACGTACGAGATGGGCGGCGAGCCGTCGGCGTTCCCGGCGAGCTGGCCCGTGCCGATGCCGTACGGCGCGGCCGACGGACGGGAGGAGCTCATGCCCGACGAGGACAACTCGATGATCCTCGACCTCGAGCTGCGCCCGCAGGACGCCGAACTCGGACGAGTCTGGATGCGGGACACCTACGTGAACCGCTTCGAGGTCGACGGCGAGACGATGTACGTGGCGACCGGCACCACGCGGGCGCAGGGTGTCGCGACCGCGGCGCCGTGGAATGACGGCATCTACGTCTGGATCGCGCCGTCGCTCGAGGGGCCGTGGAAGCTCGTCGACACGACCGGGATCCGTCCCGACCAGCCGAAGGGGAAGATCTGGTCGCCCGAGTTCGTCGACGAGAACACCGCGGACCACGTCGTGGTCACCGACTGGCAGGCGTACAAGAACCCGGATGACCCCGCCACGCGAGCGGGAAACGCCTGGGCCCCCGAGCTGCACCTCATCGACGGCAAGTGGTACCTCATCGCGTGCATGGGCGACCAGAGCACGCTCACGGGGTCGTTCATCCTCGTCAGCGATGGAGGTCCGGAGGGGCCGTACCGCAACATCGAGGCGAACCTCGACCATCCGCTCGGCGAACCGGTGCGGGCGACGAACCCGCAGTACTACCACATCGACGGCGGGCTCTTCGATGACGGCGACGCGACCTACCTCGTGCTGCACAATGCGCTGTACTCGAAGCTGACGCCTGACATGGAGCATCTCGAGAACCCGACGAACCTGCCGCAGTTCACGCAGAAGAAGTACGCGCCCGAGCCCTACCTCGAGGGCGCGACCGTCACCAAGGTCGGCGAGAAGTACTACCTGATGCACGCGGTCTGGGCGAACAAGGGCGGCGCCGCGCAGGATCCGACGTGGTCGTACCTGGCGAACACCGGGGCGAAGGACCAGTACGACGCGGTCGTCGCGGTCGCGGACTCGTTCGAGGGCCCCTACTCGGCGCGCTACACGCTCGGTGTCGGCGCGGGCCACAACAACATGTTCGTCGACGAGGACGGCACCGTCTGGGCCACGTTCTTCCGCAATCCGGCCTTCGGCTACTGGGCCGACCCATCGCGCGTCGATGACGCGGCGGTCGCGGGTGTCGTGCGCCTGGAGCAGGCCGGCCCCCTGGGCGACCTGCTCTACGTGGAGCGCTGA